The following DNA comes from Papaver somniferum cultivar HN1 chromosome 4, ASM357369v1, whole genome shotgun sequence.
caagagggtgaatgaccTGTTTTGGTTCATGTGATGGaaaagttttgtaatcttcctttagtttaataaaatgggtttgttgcagtatatCTTTGTGTTCTTATGTTGTTGATTTATGTGAGTTGATCAATTGGTTTGATGCATGGAAAACCTCTGATGCTTATGGAGGCATAaggagttagagagaaagaagataaaGACTTCCATTGCGTAAAGCCTTAAGAGTGAAGGCatatgcatactttgatgcaagtatgcaaggccgAGTACTTGTGGGtaaagttgattcactgaaccacagaaTATTGCCCGTCATGTCTCATGAAAAATTTAGGCAGTTAAATGAGTATGTGACAGTACTTCTCGTCGCAACTTCTTAAATGATTGGGAAAGAGAATTTTGCAGAGTCACTTGGgacaaaaaagacaaaaaaaaaatcctaaggtCCCGCATGAATAATAAGCCGGAGTTGCGGGAGATGGGAGTGATTCAATGAGGAATAGTAGGTTTCTCTTACTCGAGTAAAAGGAGACGCCGTAGGTAGTGTATAGTTTTGCTTTGTAGTGTGTAACGTTATATATTTTCACTTGTACAATCCCAAATGTGTTTCTTTCTGTCGATAAAAAAAAATGGTGCCAACGTGTTTCGAATTCCATAACGCTGATATCATTACCTGATAAATTTGCCTTTGCACTACAATGGCATCAGCAAATTTCTGAATTCATTGCATTCCATGAATAACACAAGCAAACTTACCCACTTGTTGACGCACATaaaaatatcttttatttttatttaatttaagaTACTTGTTTTCTTTAGATACATAAGAGTAGTTTTTATGAAATCCCCAAACTCTAGAGTGGATATCCGATTTGCTGACCTCAAGTCAGGCTCCTGAGCAACTAGCCCGTGTTGGTTTAAAAGCTACTAGTTGATACAGTATATGTTGCGTCATAAGAAAGAACTACAAGATAACTGCATGCATGAAATCAAGGACCCGATAACTGACAAGTAAATGAAACGGCTACAATAACATGGGATGACTATCACTTCGTTAAACTGTCAGCTACTAAAGTCCACTGGTTCCAATCAACTTAGTCAATCCATATGTTATAGCCATGGCGATCCATCCTCCAATCAACACCCTAAGAGAAGACTTCAGCAAAGGTGCTTTCCCTAAAACAGCCCCTAAACCTCCAAACACTAATAGCGCCAAACTCGTCGCTCCTGTCACCACTCCCAACCTCACCTTATGATCTCTAATAAATGCCGCTGCTAATAACGGTACCATAGCTCCAAGGGAGAATGCAATTGCTGATGCACCAGCAGCTTGAAATGGGTTGGGCAAATTTTCCTTCTCGTCATCACTCTGTGTTTCCTCATCTTTTCTTGCCATACTTTCTCTCTTTATTTGCGCTAACTCTATATCAAGTTGTGAATAAACGGAGACGAATTCTCCGATAGCCATACTACAACCCCCGGCTATCAAACCGGCAAAACCAGTCAGAATCATAAACTTGACATCTTCTTTTACAGCTCCTACTCCCATCATCAATGATGCTGTCGATACTAATCCATCGTTGGCTCCAAGGACAGCAGCACGAAGCCACTGTGCCCTTTGGGAGTAATCAAAGTAGTCTTTGTTTTCTTGGATTGTTTGTGGCCGTTCTATACTGATATTTGACACCATAGGTCTAATAACATGTAGAGTTGATGTTTGATTAGCTTGATTATGGATATCCAtggaagaaaatgaaaagaaaatgggCAAGTTTGTAGAAGGAATTTAGTAAAGAAGAAACGTACTATTGCTGATGAGAATTGCAGAAGAGTTTATGAAGGAGCGTGGTATCCACACTCATCTAATAAAAGGGTATTTTATAGAAATGCGATGGCTTTGTCTTTTCTTGATTGGGGATGGTGAGGGGCACGTATGGTATTGCATGCATGTTGTATGTACTTTCTTATGAAGTGGTAGGTACATGATATTGCTAAGAttttttttagggatttttaacaaactgccacacttacaaatcccgattcaagaaaatgccaccgtttttttcagagtttattaaatgccacaactGTTAGTTTTTCCGTCAGGACCCACACACTTGGTCTTTTTCGCTGACTCGGTCAAAATAATCTGTCGCGATTTACATATTTACCATTGAAAACTCTATTATACTAGTCATGGATTTGCCATCTTTCCCCGttagttctttcttcttcctctttcccctgttcttctctTCTCGTGTTTCCGCgagaagattttgtgattatgATATCAGAAACTTAAGAGAAACGTTAAGAGTTGATTGTCGGTGATGCTATTGTGATTGTTTGAGCACGGGATGAAGAGGATGGAGTTGTTGTTGTAGATCGAACCTATTAGGGTCTGCAGATTGTGTTAAAATTGAAATTAGGCTTTGATTTTGGTCGGATTAAtgggttttttgttttctaatcATATCTGACTAATGGGTTTCCATCAGGATTTGAAATTGAGATTGAAATTTTCCTTTCATTATTTTTCTTCTGAGTTTGAAATTGAAAGTAGGGTTTGATTTTCTCACTAATAGTTTCATTTCAAACTCAGGCGAAAAGTAAATCAAAGACCTAGTTAAGGTTTCTGGATTTGAATAAAGGAAATTAGTTAGTGAACTGCATGAATGATGAAGGAGATGGAATTGTGGAGTTATGAATTGGTGAGGGTTCTATTTTGACTGAAGAGAATTTTGGGTTTGTGAGAAATTGATCACAAAATCGATCAATTGATAATGGGTTTTTACTGTTACGAGGAAGGGAGAAGGATTtattgattgaatctctgtttgcAGGGAAAATATAGGGTTTCATGAGAAGAACTCACGGAAGGATTTGGGATGGCTATTTGGTGTTGGTTGAAGCCGAACCGAGCTAGCAGTGAAGATTGGTTAATTGTAAGAGGTTAGAGTTTGGGTCTGAGGTAATTTTcttcaatcaattgaattgaatttCTATTACTGTGATGAGTTATAGAGTTTAGGTAATTATTGTATTAATTTTGAATTGAAGAATTaaattgatgatattgttgaccTTGATAATCTTAGGATGTCTGAGTTGATAGGAATTGATGTTGAGGCTATGTTAATGTGGAGAGCTGATGTGTTGAGCTGAGCTGAAGGTGATGGTTGCAGAGAAAGACAAACAGATATGAA
Coding sequences within:
- the LOC113276217 gene encoding vacuolar iron transporter homolog 3-like; the protein is MDIHNQANQTSTLHVIRPMVSNISIERPQTIQENKDYFDYSQRAQWLRAAVLGANDGLVSTASLMMGVGAVKEDVKFMILTGFAGLIAGGCSMAIGEFVSVYSQLDIELAQIKRESMARKDEETQSDDEKENLPNPFQAAGASAIAFSLGAMVPLLAAAFIRDHKVRLGVVTGATSLALLVFGGLGAVLGKAPLLKSSLRVLIGGWIAMAITYGLTKLIGTSGL